The Pseudodesulfovibrio cashew genomic sequence ATCGCCAAGAGGATTCGCGGCGTGTCCGAGGAAACCACCACCGGCGTGCACCGTCTCTACGAGATGCAGCGCGCAGGCGAGTTGCTCTTCCCTGCCATCAACGTCAATGACTCCGTGACCAAGTCCAAGTTCGACAACCTCTATGGTTGCCGCGAGTCCCTGGCCGACGGCATCAAGCGCGCCACCGACGTCATGGTGGCGGGCAAGGTCGTTGTCGTTGTCGGCTACGGCGATGTGGGCAAGGGCTGCGCCCAGTCCATGCGCGGCTTCGGCGCTCGTGTGCTGGTCACCGAGATCGATCCCATCTGCGCGCTCCAGGCCGCCATGGAAGGCTACGAAGTGACGACCATGGACGACGCCGCCTCTCGCGGCGACATCTTCGTCACCTGCACCGGCAACTACCACGTCATCACCGGCAAGCACATGGACGCCATGAAGGACGAGGCCATTCTCTGCAACATCGGTCACTTCGACTCCGAGATCGAGATGGCTCACCTGGAGGCCAATCCCAAGTGCGTCAAGAAGGAGGTCAAGCCCCAGGTGGACAAGTGGACCCTGCCTTCCGGCAAATCCCTTATCGTCCTGGCCGAAGGCCGCCTGGTCAATCTCGGCTGCGCCACCGGCCACCCCTCCTTCGTGATGTCCAACTCCTTCACCAACCAGGCCCTGGCCCAGATCGATCTGGCCCAGAACGACTATGACCCCAAGGTCATGATCCTGCCCAAGAAGCTGGACGAGGAAGTCGCCCGTCTCCACCTGGATCGCCTCGGCGTCAAGCTGGAGACCCTGAGCAAGGAGCAGGCCGACTACATCGGCGTGGACGTGGAAGGTCCCTTCAAGCCCGACCACTACCGCTACTAGTCGTTATTAGCGTATATCAAATGAAGAGGGGGGCCGCTCGGCCCCCCTTTTTTTGTGCTTTGTGCCCCGGTCTACGGGGCAGTCGAAAGACTTGCTACTTGAAGACTTCATCCAGCCAATCGAAGACCTCCAGACCGACCAGCCGCCGGTTTTCCATGAGGCAGTGGTTGGAGGCTCCCTCGTTGGACGGAGTGACCACCAATCTGGATTTCGGATTGGGAAATCCCTTGATGGCTATATCCACCTGCCGCCTTGCCTCGGCGCTTTTGTACTCGCCCTCGCCCAGAAGGATCAGGGCAGGGGCGCCGATCCTGGCCGGATCAAAGGTGTTGCCCGCGTTGGCATTGATAAGCTCGGACGGGTTGTCCGGGTCCACCCCGTACCGCCAGCAGATGGACCTGACCACGTTGGCGTGGAAGGAAGTCCAGGATTGCTTGTCCTTGGCGGTGTCGGTGGCTGCGGGCATGGTGGCGAAGAGCGCTTCGGCGTCGATAACGGCGGCGGACATGATGATCGCCTTGAGCCTGGGGTCGTGCATGGCGGCCTGGGGCACGAAGAGTCCGCCTCCGCTGTAGCCGAAGGCGGCCAGCCTGGCGGAATCGACCTCGCAGCGCTTCAGGAGCAGGTCCACCACGGCTTTCATGGGGACGTAAGTGTCGGTCCGGAAGATATGGCCGGATTGCGGAAGCATCCCCTGGCCCGGCAGATCCACTGTCATGAAGTTGTAGCCGCGTTCGAACGCCTCCTGCGCAATGTAGAAGTACAGGTCCTCGGCAAAGGTCTCGCCGCCGCCGATCATGAGCAGGGTCGGGGCGGGCTTGCCATCGGACAAGGCCGGACGAAAGTAGCCGGGCAGCACGGTGTCCTCAAAGGGAATCTCGATGTATTCCAGGGGCGGATCGAACAGGGGACATGCCTTTTGCATCAATGTACGGGTGCGCTCGGCCCGCTTTGCCAGCTCGGGATTGTCCGGGAGCATGGCGATGAGGGAGATGCGGGCATAATAGGCCGCCCGCAGGTACTGGGTGCGGGCGCTGAGCTTGTGACCGCCTGCAAGGGCCTTATCACCGCGCGCCTCGACCCGGGTGGACAGCTCGAACCACTCCCGGTGCCAGCTGTCCGCATCCCCGTCCTTGATCTTGGACGCGGCATAGAAGATTTCGCCGACCTCTCCGCCGCCGTTGCCCACGGCCCCGAGCACGAGATTGCCGAAGTGGAAATCCATGTCCCCGTCCTGAAAGAAGTAGTGAAATGCAGTGGCGTGGGCGTCAAACGCTTTGCCGTCCTCCGAGGCTCGGGCCATGCCGGGCAGGCAGAGCATTGCGGCCACGAGGACTATCCTGATGGCGCATTTCCAACTTCTTGAATCCTGTGTCATGAGAATCTCCTTCGGCGCGAATCCCGTTTCAAAATTTTGTTCGAATATGACGTTTATGGGATGATTCGTTTCAGAAACTAGGCCTGCGATCAAAAATCAGTGTTGTGAGTTGTCAAACGGGAGGAGCTGTTGTCGCCCACAAAAGATGCCGGATTTAGTCCACGGTTCCATGGGATGAATAAATTACGAATCCAGGCTAACCAGCAACAATAAAATGGCTTTTGGGAAAAGTGCGAATGGCAGTTTATCTAATTGGTCCGTCATGCAGAAGTAGGCAGTCAGGCCAATGGTGATAATGGTGGACAGATAGCCAAGCGCTTGAAATTCTTTCCAGTTCAGAAGAGTCTGCGCCAGATGGTCCACCAACAATAAGGGTGCAATGGGGAGCAGTATGCAAAAATCTGAAAACGAGTTGAGTATTTTCAGTAGCTTGTGTTCAGAATGGATAATGAGGTTGGCGATTTTGAACGCCAGGTAGAAGGGGATTGGGAGGAGTAATGTCCCCCACTGGAAAAAATTTTCAGGTTTATCGTAAAAAATCGAAATGACATAAATTGCATACCCCGCTGTCAGCAGCAGTAGGCCGTGTCCTGAAATGTCGCGGATGAGGTTGAATATGGTTCGCATTCCGGTAACATCCATTGCATGTCTCCCCGCCCGGTCCGAGCGGAGATACGACGTTTCGGTCGTTGGGGCATGAACAAAAAATCTTGTCGTATTGAAGCGGGTTATGAAGAATTACCCAGCAATCATCCTGGCGATATCTCTGGTCCTCTATTTTGCTTTAGGGTCGATATGTAGCATGCGGCTGAATCATTTTCCAGGGAAGAAATAGTCCGGTCACATCGGAGCCCCTTCTTGCGTTGTAAGTTATGCCTTTCCCTCCGACTGGGCGGTCCTGCCCGCCTGCCGCCACAGCCCTTGGGTCGCCGGTGCTGACAAAAAAAGTGGAGCCGCGAGAACACGGCTCCACTCCACATTGCTGATGATGCGTAGCGTCTAGACCTTGGAGTCCAGGTATGCCTTGAAGGCTGCCGCGCCGGGCTTGCTGTCGGCGGTGGTCACGCCGTCGAGCCATTTTTCGTACATCTCGGGGTTGGCCTTGAGCCACAGGAGTCCGGCCTTGGTGAAGCCGATGCTTTTGTCCTTGTGCACGGTGGTCATGATCTGGTTCATCATGGAGACCGGGAACTGCATGTTCTTGAACAACTTGGCCACGTTGGGGTTGTCCTGCTCCAGTCCCTTGCGGATGTTGGTCCAGACCGTGGCGGTGCCGTTGTTGCCACCGAAGGTCTCGTCGGTGCTGCCGGTCAGGTAGGTCATGTCGATGCGCTCGTTCATGCTGTGCGGCGCCCAGCCCAGGAAGACGATCCACTTGTGGTTTTTGGCGTAGGCCTGGACTTCGGAGAGCATGGCCACCTCGCTGGAGGCGACGAGCTTGAACTTGCCCAGTCCGAACATGTTCTTGTCGATCATGTCCTGGATGATCATGTTGCCGTCGTTGCCGGGCTCGATGCCGTAGATCTTCCAGTCCAGCTTGTCGCCGAACTTGGCGATGTCGCTGAAGTCCTTCAGGCCCGCTTCGGCGCAGAAGGTGGGCACGGCCAGCGTGTACTTGGCGCCGGGCATGTTGGCCACATATTTGATGACCTTGCCGCTTTCAAAGAATTTGTTGGCGATATTCGCCATGGACGGCATCCAGTTGCCGAAGAAGACGTCCGCGTCGCCGGTGGACAGGGCGGTGTAGGTGATGGGCACCGAGAAGACTTTGTTTTCCGCCTTGTAGCCGAGGCTTTTCAGGACGGAAACGGCAATTTCGGATTTGATGGTCACGCCGGTCCAGGAGACGCTGGCGACCGTGATCTTGTCCGCTGCTTGTGCGGTGAGGGTGGAGCAGAAAATAGTTGCGATTGCGAGAACGGCGAACAGCGTCCGCCTCAGGCCGGAAGACATCAAACCTCCTATGTTGAGATTGAAGGGGCGAGTGGCGGAACTGGTCCGCCGCCCCCTGTGCGCCACATGCGCGTCAGCTTATTCCGCATCCGGACCGAACCAGTTGATGGGTTGGGTGGCGTGGTTGCGGTAAATATGTTTCACCTCGGTGTACTCCTCCAGGCCGATCTTGCCGAGCTCGCGGCCCAGCCCTGACTGCTTGTAGCCGCCCCAGGGAGCCTGGACGAAGTAGACGTTGAAGTCGTTGGCCCAGACCGTGCCGAACCGGAGCGCCTTGGAGACTCGCTCGATGCGGTCCGGGTCTCGGGTCCAGAATCCGGCGGACAGGCCGTAGATGGTGTCGTTTGCCCTGGAGACGGCCTCCTCCTCGGTGGCGAAGCGTTCCACGGTGATGACAGGGCCGAAGACCTCCTCCTGCACGATGCGCATGTCGTTTTCGCATCCCGTGAACAGGGTGGGCAGGTGGAAGTAACCGCTCTGAAGGTCTGGATCGTCCGGGCGTTTGCCGCCCAGCAGGAGCGTGGCTCCTTCCTCCTTGGCGATCTCGACGTACCCTTCCACCTTGGCCAGGTGATCGGCGGAGATGAGCGGCCCCATCTGGGTCTTCTCGTCAAAGCCGTTGCCGACCACGATCTTCTCCATGCGCGCCTTGAGTGCGTCTACGAAACGGTCATGGATACCGGCCTGGACCATGACCCGGGCCCCTGCGGAGCAGATCTGCCCGGCGTGGAAGAAAACGCCGTTGAGGGCGTAGTCCACGGCCAGGTCGAGGTCCGCGTCGTCGAAGATGATGTTGGGGTTCTTGCCGCCCAGTTCCAGGGCGACCTTTTTCACGTTGTCTGCAGCCGCGCGCATGATGGTCTTGCCCGTGGCGATGCCGCCCGTGAACGAGATCAGGTCAACGCCGTGGCTTTCGGCCAGCTCCGCGCCCACTTCCGCGCCCGGGCCGAGCACGGTGTTGACCACGCCGGGAGGAAAGCCCGCCTCTTCGGCCAGTTCCGTGACCTTGAGGGTGGTCAGGGGCGTGATTTCGCTCGGTTTCATGACGATGGTGCATCCGGCGGCCAGGGCCGGAGCCATCTTCCAGGAGGCCTGGAGCAGAGGGTAGTTCCACGGCGAAATCTGGCCGCAGACGCCCACGGGCTCACGGATGACGGTGCTGGTGGAGCCCGGATTGGGCGAGGCGATGACCTCGCCGCCGTCCTTGTCCGCCAGCCCGGCGAAGTAGCGGAAGATGCCTGCGATATCGTCCATATCCCAGCGGCTCTCCTCCACGGTCTTGCCGGTGTCCAGGCTCTCCAGCCGGGCCAGCTCCTCGTGGTCGCGCTCGATCAGGTCGGCCAGCTTGAACAGGAGCCGTGCCCGCTCCGTGGCTGGTGTCTGCGGCCAGCCGCCGTGGTCGAAGGCAAGCCTGGCCGCCTTGATTGCCGCCTTGGCGTCCTCGCGGTCGCCCTCGGCCACCACGGCGACCACAGAGGCGTCGTAGGGATTGAGAATCTCGCGGGTCTTGCCGAACAGGCTGTCCACCCACTGCCCGTTGATGAAGTGTTTTCCGGTGAGCATGTCGTTTCTCCGTTTCCTTTACTCGCCGTGCTTGTAGTAGGGCGCGTTTTCGGCGGGCAGGGGGGTATTGCCCAGGATCAGGTCCGCCGCCTTTTCCGCGATCATCATGGTCGGGGCATAGATGTTGCCGTTGGTCACGTAGGGCATGACCGAGGCGTCTACCACGCGCAGCCCTTCCACGCCGTGCACGCGCAACTCGGGGTCGGTGACTGCCATGTCGTGGGTTCCCATGGCGCAGGTGCAGCTCGGGTGGTAGGCGGATTCGCCTTCCCTGGCCACAAAGTCGAGTATTTCCTCGTCTGTCTGTGCCTGCGGGCCGGGCGCCAGCTCCTTGCCCCGGAACTCGTCGAAGGCGGGCTGGGTCATGATCTCGCGGGTCTTGCGGATGGCCTCCACCCACTCACGGCGCTCCTGCTCT encodes the following:
- the betB gene encoding betaine-aldehyde dehydrogenase, which gives rise to MLTGKHFINGQWVDSLFGKTREILNPYDASVVAVVAEGDREDAKAAIKAARLAFDHGGWPQTPATERARLLFKLADLIERDHEELARLESLDTGKTVEESRWDMDDIAGIFRYFAGLADKDGGEVIASPNPGSTSTVIREPVGVCGQISPWNYPLLQASWKMAPALAAGCTIVMKPSEITPLTTLKVTELAEEAGFPPGVVNTVLGPGAEVGAELAESHGVDLISFTGGIATGKTIMRAAADNVKKVALELGGKNPNIIFDDADLDLAVDYALNGVFFHAGQICSAGARVMVQAGIHDRFVDALKARMEKIVVGNGFDEKTQMGPLISADHLAKVEGYVEIAKEEGATLLLGGKRPDDPDLQSGYFHLPTLFTGCENDMRIVQEEVFGPVITVERFATEEEAVSRANDTIYGLSAGFWTRDPDRIERVSKALRFGTVWANDFNVYFVQAPWGGYKQSGLGRELGKIGLEEYTEVKHIYRNHATQPINWFGPDAE
- the ahcY gene encoding adenosylhomocysteinase codes for the protein MSKNVMPVDPQCETKVADMSLAEWGHMEMQLSEREMPGLMSIIAKYGEEKPLKGLRVMGSLHMTIQTAMLIKCLYELGADIRWASCNIFSTQDHAAAAIADSGMAKVFAWKGETLEEYWWCTEQALTWPDGTGPDLIVDDGGDATLLVHQGVKVEKDPSLCDKKYDVHEFQIIMDRLAASVKATPSKWTGIAKRIRGVSEETTTGVHRLYEMQRAGELLFPAINVNDSVTKSKFDNLYGCRESLADGIKRATDVMVAGKVVVVVGYGDVGKGCAQSMRGFGARVLVTEIDPICALQAAMEGYEVTTMDDAASRGDIFVTCTGNYHVITGKHMDAMKDEAILCNIGHFDSEIEMAHLEANPKCVKKEVKPQVDKWTLPSGKSLIVLAEGRLVNLGCATGHPSFVMSNSFTNQALAQIDLAQNDYDPKVMILPKKLDEEVARLHLDRLGVKLETLSKEQADYIGVDVEGPFKPDHYRY
- a CDS encoding ABC transporter substrate-binding protein — its product is MSSGLRRTLFAVLAIATIFCSTLTAQAADKITVASVSWTGVTIKSEIAVSVLKSLGYKAENKVFSVPITYTALSTGDADVFFGNWMPSMANIANKFFESGKVIKYVANMPGAKYTLAVPTFCAEAGLKDFSDIAKFGDKLDWKIYGIEPGNDGNMIIQDMIDKNMFGLGKFKLVASSEVAMLSEVQAYAKNHKWIVFLGWAPHSMNERIDMTYLTGSTDETFGGNNGTATVWTNIRKGLEQDNPNVAKLFKNMQFPVSMMNQIMTTVHKDKSIGFTKAGLLWLKANPEMYEKWLDGVTTADSKPGAAAFKAYLDSKV
- a CDS encoding alpha/beta hydrolase family protein, translating into MTQDSRSWKCAIRIVLVAAMLCLPGMARASEDGKAFDAHATAFHYFFQDGDMDFHFGNLVLGAVGNGGGEVGEIFYAASKIKDGDADSWHREWFELSTRVEARGDKALAGGHKLSARTQYLRAAYYARISLIAMLPDNPELAKRAERTRTLMQKACPLFDPPLEYIEIPFEDTVLPGYFRPALSDGKPAPTLLMIGGGETFAEDLYFYIAQEAFERGYNFMTVDLPGQGMLPQSGHIFRTDTYVPMKAVVDLLLKRCEVDSARLAAFGYSGGGLFVPQAAMHDPRLKAIIMSAAVIDAEALFATMPAATDTAKDKQSWTSFHANVVRSICWRYGVDPDNPSELINANAGNTFDPARIGAPALILLGEGEYKSAEARRQVDIAIKGFPNPKSRLVVTPSNEGASNHCLMENRRLVGLEVFDWLDEVFK